The window CCGCTCAGCTCGTGCGAGGCGACCACCCCGCTGATCGCCAACGCGCAGGAGACGAGCAGCAGGATCGCGGCAGTCAGCCGGATCCGCAGCGGCCTGCCGCGCAGCATCAGGACCGCGGCCGGCGCAGCACGTAGCCGACGCCGCGCACAGTCTGGATCAGCCGCGGCTCGCCGCCGGCGTCGACCTTGCGCCGCAGGTAGGAGATGTAGGACTCGACGACGTTGGCCTCGCCACCGAAGTCGTACTGCCAGACCGATTCCAGGATCTGCGCCTTGGACAGCACCCGGCCGGGATTCTGCAGGAACATCCGCAGCAGCTTGTACTCCGTCGGCGACAGCGGGACCAGCTCGCCGGCCTTCCAGACCTCGTGCGCCTCGTCGTCCATCTCGATGTCGGCGAACACGATCCGCTCCGCACGTTCTGTGGCGACCTGGCCGGTCCGGCGCAGCAACGCTTGGATGCGCGCGACGACTTCCTCGAGCGAGAACGGCTTGGTGACGTAGTCGTCGCCGCCGACCGCGAGTCCCGCGACCTTGTCGGCGACCGCGTCCTTCGCGGTCAGGAACAGCACCGGCGCGTCGACTCCGTCGCGGCGCAGTCGGGTGACGACCTCGAAACCGTCGAGCCCGGGCATCATCACGTCGAGGACCAGCAGATCCGGCCGGTCGGTGGCGGCGCAGCGCAGCGCCTCGATGCCGTTGGGTGCCGTGGACACGTCGAAACCGGCGTATCGCAGACTCGCCGCGAGCAGCTCGCGGATGTTGGGCTCGTCGTCGACGACCAACAGCCGAGCGAGACCACCGCGTTGTGACGGATTCACCCGTCCAGGTTCCCATCCGGCACCCGACATCGACGGCGCCTTGACCGACTCGCGCCTTCACGCACAGGTGGCAGAAAGTCTTGCCCGT is drawn from Sporichthyaceae bacterium and contains these coding sequences:
- a CDS encoding response regulator transcription factor produces the protein MNPSQRGGLARLLVVDDEPNIRELLAASLRYAGFDVSTAPNGIEALRCAATDRPDLLVLDVMMPGLDGFEVVTRLRRDGVDAPVLFLTAKDAVADKVAGLAVGGDDYVTKPFSLEEVVARIQALLRRTGQVATERAERIVFADIEMDDEAHEVWKAGELVPLSPTEYKLLRMFLQNPGRVLSKAQILESVWQYDFGGEANVVESYISYLRRKVDAGGEPRLIQTVRGVGYVLRRPRS